In one Pseudomonas purpurea genomic region, the following are encoded:
- the coxB gene encoding cytochrome c oxidase subunit II: MMRHPRVWMGLLLWSVFSQAHAAWTVNMAPGATEISHAVFDLHMTIFWICVVIGLIVFGAMFWSMMVHRRSTGQVAAKFHESTTVEILWTVVPFIILVAMAVPATATLIRMYDTSEPDIDIQVTGYQWKWHYKYLGQDVEFFSNLATPQEQIHNKSAKGEHYLLEVDQPLVLPVGAKVRFLVTSADVIHSWWVPAFAVKRDAIPGFVNEAWTRIDKPGLYRGQCAELCGKDHGFMPIVVEAKTKADYDTWLADRKADAAKLKELTSKEWTLDELKERGDKIYHTTCAACHQPEGQGMPPLFPALKGSPIATGPKEDHLHRVYFGKPGTAMAAFGKQLSEVDIAAVVTYERNAWGNNKGDMVTPKDVLALKQAQSK; the protein is encoded by the coding sequence ATGATGCGACATCCACGAGTCTGGATGGGCCTCCTGTTGTGGTCGGTTTTCAGTCAGGCGCACGCTGCCTGGACTGTGAATATGGCGCCTGGAGCGACTGAAATCAGTCACGCAGTGTTTGATCTGCACATGACCATCTTCTGGATATGTGTGGTGATCGGCCTCATCGTCTTCGGCGCCATGTTCTGGTCGATGATGGTTCATCGGCGTTCCACCGGCCAGGTGGCGGCCAAGTTCCACGAAAGCACCACCGTCGAAATCCTCTGGACCGTCGTTCCCTTCATCATCCTTGTGGCCATGGCCGTGCCTGCCACGGCCACCCTGATCAGGATGTACGACACCAGCGAACCGGACATTGATATCCAGGTCACCGGTTACCAATGGAAGTGGCACTACAAATACCTGGGCCAGGATGTCGAGTTCTTCAGCAACCTGGCCACCCCGCAAGAACAAATCCATAACAAAAGCGCCAAGGGCGAACACTACCTGCTGGAAGTCGACCAGCCGCTGGTGCTGCCGGTGGGGGCCAAGGTGCGTTTTCTGGTGACCTCCGCCGACGTGATCCACTCATGGTGGGTGCCGGCGTTTGCGGTCAAGCGTGATGCAATTCCCGGTTTCGTCAACGAAGCCTGGACCCGCATCGACAAGCCCGGCCTCTATCGTGGCCAGTGCGCCGAGCTCTGCGGCAAGGACCACGGCTTCATGCCGATCGTGGTCGAGGCCAAGACCAAGGCCGATTACGACACCTGGCTGGCCGACCGCAAGGCCGACGCCGCCAAGCTCAAGGAGCTGACCAGCAAAGAATGGACCCTGGACGAGCTGAAGGAACGCGGCGACAAGATTTATCACACCACCTGCGCGGCCTGTCACCAGCCTGAAGGCCAGGGCATGCCGCCGCTGTTCCCGGCACTCAAGGGTTCACCGATTGCCACCGGGCCGAAAGAAGACCACCTGCACCGCGTGTACTTCGGCAAACCCGGCACCGCCATGGCGGCGTTCGGCAAGCAGCTGTCGGAAGTCGATATCGCCGCCGTCGTGACCTACGAGCGTAACGCGTGGGGTAACAACAAAGGCGACATGGTCACGCCTAAAGACGTACTGGCCCTCAAACAGGCGCAAAGCAAATGA
- the ctaD gene encoding cytochrome c oxidase subunit I — translation MNAVSDDHGHAIVDDHAHGPAKGLMRWVLTTNHKDIGTLYLWFSFTMFLLGGSFAMVIRAELFQPGLQIVEPAFFNQMTTMHGLVMVFGAVMPAFVGLANWMIPLMIGAPDMALPRMNNFSFWLLPAAFLLLVSTLFMPGGGPNFGWTFYAPLSTTYAPESVTFFIFAIHLMGISSIMGAINVIATILNLRAPGMTLMKMPLFVWTWLITAFLLIAVMPVLAGCVTMMLMDIHFGTSFFNAAGGGDPVLFQHVFWFFGHPEVYIMILPAFGAVSSIIPTFARKPLFGYTSMVYATASIAFLSFIVWAHHMFVVGIPLVGELFFMYATLLIAVPTGVKVFNWASTMWQGSLTFETPMLFAVAFVILFSIGGFSGLMLAIAPADFQYQDTYFVVAHFHYVLVPGAIFGIFASAYYWMPKWTGHMYDETLGKLHFWLSFIGMNMAFFPMHFVGLAGMPRRIPDYNLQFADFNMVSSIGAFTFGATQIFFLFIVIKTIRGGPPAPAKPWEGAEGLEWSIPSPAPYHTFTTPPEVK, via the coding sequence ATGAATGCTGTGAGCGATGACCACGGTCATGCCATCGTCGATGACCACGCCCACGGCCCTGCCAAGGGCCTGATGCGCTGGGTGCTGACCACCAACCACAAAGACATCGGCACGCTGTACCTGTGGTTCAGTTTCACGATGTTCCTGCTCGGCGGCTCGTTCGCCATGGTGATACGCGCCGAGCTGTTCCAGCCGGGGTTGCAGATCGTCGAACCGGCGTTCTTCAATCAGATGACCACCATGCACGGCCTGGTGATGGTCTTCGGTGCGGTGATGCCGGCGTTTGTCGGCCTCGCCAACTGGATGATCCCGCTGATGATCGGCGCGCCGGACATGGCCCTGCCGCGCATGAACAACTTCAGTTTCTGGCTGCTGCCGGCCGCATTCCTGTTGCTGGTTTCGACCCTGTTCATGCCGGGCGGCGGGCCGAACTTCGGCTGGACCTTCTACGCGCCGTTATCCACCACCTATGCACCGGAAAGCGTGACGTTCTTCATCTTTGCCATCCACCTGATGGGCATCAGCTCGATCATGGGCGCGATCAACGTGATCGCCACCATCCTCAACCTGCGTGCGCCGGGCATGACCCTGATGAAAATGCCGCTGTTCGTCTGGACCTGGCTGATCACCGCGTTCCTGCTGATCGCGGTGATGCCGGTGCTGGCGGGCTGCGTAACCATGATGCTGATGGACATCCACTTCGGCACCAGTTTCTTCAATGCCGCCGGTGGCGGTGACCCGGTGCTGTTCCAGCACGTGTTCTGGTTTTTCGGTCATCCCGAGGTGTACATCATGATCCTGCCGGCGTTCGGTGCCGTCAGCTCGATCATTCCGACCTTCGCGCGCAAACCGCTGTTCGGCTACACCTCGATGGTTTACGCCACGGCCAGTATTGCCTTCTTGTCGTTCATCGTCTGGGCGCACCACATGTTCGTGGTGGGCATTCCGCTGGTGGGCGAGCTGTTCTTCATGTACGCAACGCTGCTGATCGCGGTGCCTACCGGGGTCAAGGTGTTCAACTGGGCCAGCACCATGTGGCAAGGCTCGTTGACCTTCGAGACACCGATGCTGTTTGCCGTGGCGTTCGTGATCCTGTTCTCCATTGGCGGGTTTTCCGGGTTGATGCTGGCCATCGCCCCGGCGGACTTCCAGTACCAGGACACCTACTTTGTGGTCGCGCATTTCCACTACGTGCTGGTGCCGGGGGCGATCTTCGGGATCTTCGCCTCGGCCTATTACTGGATGCCGAAATGGACCGGCCACATGTACGACGAAACCCTCGGCAAGCTGCACTTCTGGCTGTCGTTCATCGGCATGAACATGGCCTTCTTCCCGATGCACTTCGTGGGGCTGGCGGGCATGCCGCGGCGGATTCCGGACTACAACCTGCAATTCGCCGACTTCAACATGGTGTCGTCGATTGGCGCTTTTACCTTCGGCGCGACGCAGATTTTCTTCCTGTTCATCGTGATCAAGACCATCCGTGGCGGCCCGCCCGCCCCGGCCAAACCGTGGGAAGGTGCGGAAGGCCTGGAGTGGAGCATTCCATCTCCGGCGCCATACCACACCTTCACCACGCCGCCGGAAGTGAAATGA
- a CDS encoding cytochrome c oxidase assembly protein, giving the protein MADSISMKKLVTRLLLVVAGMFVFGFALVPIYDVMCKALGINGKTGGQYQGEQVVDTSRQIRVQFLSTNAVDMTWEFYPKADDLVIHPGAVNEMVFVARNPTDRPMSAQAIPSISPGDAAMYFHKTECFCFTQQVLQPGERIEMPVRFIVDRDISKDVKHLTLAYTLFDITARHPPVVANTNAGP; this is encoded by the coding sequence ATGGCTGACTCTATTTCCATGAAAAAACTGGTCACCCGCCTGCTGCTGGTGGTGGCCGGCATGTTTGTCTTCGGGTTTGCCCTGGTGCCGATCTACGACGTGATGTGCAAGGCGCTGGGTATCAACGGCAAGACCGGTGGGCAGTACCAGGGCGAGCAGGTAGTCGACACCTCGCGGCAGATCCGTGTGCAGTTTCTGTCGACCAACGCGGTGGACATGACCTGGGAGTTTTACCCCAAGGCCGATGACCTGGTGATCCACCCCGGTGCGGTGAACGAGATGGTCTTCGTCGCACGCAACCCGACGGATCGTCCGATGAGCGCCCAGGCGATACCGAGCATTTCGCCGGGTGACGCGGCGATGTATTTCCACAAGACCGAATGTTTCTGTTTCACCCAGCAAGTGTTGCAACCCGGTGAGCGGATCGAGATGCCCGTGCGGTTCATCGTCGACCGCGACATCTCCAAGGACGTGAAGCACCTGACGCTGGCGTACACGCTGTTCGATATCACTGCACGTCATCCGCCGGTGGTGGCCAACACCAACGCCGGTCCTTGA
- a CDS encoding cytochrome c oxidase subunit 3 translates to MASHEHYYVPAQSKWPIIATVGMVVTVFGLGTWFNDLKAARPESHGPLIFFVGSLLLAYMLFGWFGTVIKESRSGLYSAQLDRSFRWGMSWFIFSEVMFFIAFFGALFYVRNMSGPWLGGEGHKGIAHMLWPNFQFAWPLLHTPDPTLFPPPKEVISPWGLPLLNTVLLVSSSVTVTIAHHALKKGHRGALKIWLALTVLLGCAFLGFQAEEYIHAYHELGLTLGSGVYGATFFMLTGFHGAHVTIGTIILFVMLMRIMRGHFDAEHQFGFEAASWYWHFVDVVWIGLFVFVYVL, encoded by the coding sequence ATGGCAAGTCATGAGCACTATTACGTTCCCGCCCAGAGCAAATGGCCGATCATCGCCACGGTCGGCATGGTCGTCACCGTGTTTGGCCTGGGCACCTGGTTCAACGACCTCAAGGCTGCGCGGCCCGAATCCCACGGTCCGCTGATCTTCTTTGTCGGCAGCCTGTTGCTGGCGTACATGCTGTTCGGCTGGTTTGGCACGGTGATCAAGGAAAGCCGTTCGGGGCTGTACAGCGCACAGCTCGATCGCTCGTTCCGATGGGGCATGAGCTGGTTCATTTTCTCCGAGGTGATGTTCTTCATCGCCTTCTTCGGGGCATTGTTCTACGTGCGCAACATGTCCGGCCCATGGCTGGGCGGTGAGGGGCACAAAGGCATCGCGCACATGCTCTGGCCGAACTTCCAGTTCGCCTGGCCATTGCTGCACACCCCGGACCCGACACTGTTCCCGCCCCCCAAGGAAGTCATCAGCCCCTGGGGTTTGCCGCTGTTGAACACGGTGTTGCTGGTCAGCTCCAGCGTCACCGTGACCATCGCCCACCATGCCTTGAAGAAGGGCCATCGCGGCGCATTGAAAATCTGGCTGGCGCTGACCGTGCTGCTGGGCTGTGCGTTCCTCGGCTTCCAGGCGGAGGAATACATTCACGCCTATCACGAGCTGGGGCTGACCCTGGGTTCCGGCGTGTACGGCGCGACGTTTTTCATGCTCACCGGATTCCACGGTGCCCACGTGACCATCGGCACCATCATCCTGTTTGTGATGCTGATGCGCATCATGCGCGGGCATTTCGACGCCGAGCATCAGTTCGGGTTCGAGGCGGCGAGTTGGTATTGGCACTTCGTGGACGTGGTGTGGATCGGTCTGTTTGTCTTCGTTTACGTGCTCTGA
- a CDS encoding twin transmembrane helix small protein: MLKAAIVLMLIATVISLFSGLFFLVKDDSRSNRLVIALSVRVALAAATVGLIAWGFFSGQLVSHAPW, encoded by the coding sequence ATGCTCAAAGCAGCCATCGTCCTGATGCTGATTGCCACGGTTATCAGCCTGTTCAGCGGCCTGTTTTTTCTGGTCAAGGACGACAGTCGCTCAAATCGCCTGGTCATTGCCTTGAGCGTTCGTGTAGCCCTGGCCGCAGCCACCGTCGGGCTGATTGCCTGGGGCTTTTTCAGTGGCCAGCTGGTGTCCCACGCGCCCTGGTAA
- a CDS encoding SURF1 family protein codes for MTRFRPGLVPTLVVAVLLPLLVFLGFWQLSRGEHKRELLQSYAERRAAEPMVSEQLQASADPAFRRVRLHGQFDAAHSYLLDNRTRNGRPGVELLQPFHDLATGTWLLLNRGWLPWPDRRTPPVFTTPEQALSLDAWVYVAPGATFQLHADPAKANWPRLVTAVEPALLWGELGRSGYAYELREEAGPASYETDWPVVAMGPEKHLGYAVQWFAMALALFGLYLYCGWHNAKEKQHGSGHESTQHV; via the coding sequence ATGACGCGCTTTCGCCCAGGTCTTGTGCCGACGCTGGTGGTGGCCGTGTTGTTGCCGCTGCTGGTGTTTCTCGGCTTCTGGCAACTGAGCCGGGGCGAACACAAACGCGAGTTGCTCCAGAGTTACGCCGAACGCCGGGCGGCCGAGCCAATGGTCAGCGAGCAACTGCAAGCCAGCGCAGACCCGGCGTTTCGCCGAGTGCGCCTGCACGGCCAGTTCGATGCCGCCCACAGCTACCTGCTGGACAACCGCACCCGCAACGGCCGCCCCGGCGTCGAGCTGCTGCAACCTTTTCATGACCTGGCGACGGGCACGTGGCTGCTGCTCAATCGTGGCTGGCTGCCGTGGCCGGATCGGCGCACGCCGCCAGTGTTCACCACCCCCGAACAAGCGCTGAGCCTGGACGCGTGGGTGTATGTCGCCCCCGGTGCGACCTTTCAACTGCACGCCGACCCGGCGAAGGCGAACTGGCCACGGCTGGTGACGGCTGTCGAGCCGGCCCTGCTGTGGGGCGAATTGGGTCGCAGCGGCTATGCCTATGAACTGCGCGAAGAAGCAGGCCCCGCGTCCTATGAAACCGACTGGCCGGTGGTGGCCATGGGGCCGGAAAAACACCTCGGTTATGCCGTGCAGTGGTTTGCCATGGCGCTGGCCCTGTTCGGCCTTTACCTCTACTGCGGATGGCACAACGCAAAGGAGAAACAGCATGGGAGCGGCCATGAATCCACCCAACATGTCTGA